One part of the Sebastes fasciatus isolate fSebFas1 chromosome 8, fSebFas1.pri, whole genome shotgun sequence genome encodes these proteins:
- the eif2s2 gene encoding eukaryotic translation initiation factor 2 subunit 2 — MSGDEMIFDPNMTKKKKKKKKPFMLDEEGQEGGGGEETKEVEAKELEPEIGDEKELELDEDEVRKKEPSDDLNDLNFFNQKKKKKKSKKFDNEVEEGIKELKIEGEQTEVVEEDNLDLMLPTKKKKAKKVDFDEGELLEKDDALEDDEGKNNDGISFSSLTGPTWAGTERDYTYDELLYRVFNIMREKNPDMVAGEKRKFVMKPPQVVRVGTKKTSFVNFTDICKLLHRQPKHLLAFLLAELGTSGSIDGNNQLVIKGRFQQKQIENVLRRYIKEYVTCHTCRSPETILQKDTRLYFLQCETCHSRCSVASIKTGFQAVTGKRAQLRAKAN; from the exons ATGTCCGGAGACGAG ATGATTTTCGATCCCAACAtgaccaagaagaagaagaagaagaagaagccctTCATGCTCGATGAGGAAGGACAAGAGGGGGGCGGAGGAGAAGAGACTAAAGAAGTGGAGGCGAAGGAGTTAGAACCAGAGATTGGAGACGAGAAGGAGCTGGAACTGGATGAAGATGAAGTCAGGAAGAAAG aGCCGTCCGATGATTTGAACGACTTGAACTTCTTCAaccagaagaaaaagaagaagaaatccaAGAAATTTGATAATGAGGTCGAGGAGGGAATAAAG GAGCTGAAAATTGAAGGCGAGCAGacggaggtggtggaggaggacaaCCTGGACCTGATGCTTCCCACCAAAAAGAAGAAGGCAAAGAAAGTGGACTTTGATGAGGGAGAGCTACTGGAGAAGGATGACG CTTTGGAGGACGATGAGGGGAAGAACAATGATGGGATCTCATTCAGCTCCCTCACAGGACCGACCTGGGCCGGCACTGAAAGAGACTACACTTATGATGAG CTACTGTACCGAGTCTTCAACATCATGAGAGAGAAGAACCCGGACATGGTGGCCGGAGAGAAGAGGAAGTTTGTGATGAAGCCTCCTCAGGTGGTCCGAGTGGGAACTAAGAAAACCTCCTTCGTAAACTTCACAGACATCTGCAAACT GTTGCATCGTCAGCCTAAACATCTCCTCGCTTTCCTGTTGGCTGAGTTGGGAACAAg TGGTTCCATAGACGGAAATAACCAGCTTGTGATCAAAGGCAGATTTCAACAgaaacagatagaaaatgtgttgagAAGATATATCA AGGAATATGTGACGTGTCACACCTGCCGCTCCCCAGAGACCATCCTGCAGAAGGACACTCGCCTCTATTTCCTGCAGTGTGAAACGTGCCACTCCCGCTGCTCCGTCGCCAGCATCAAGACCGGTTTCCAGGCTGTGACGGGCAAGAGGGCGCAGCTCCGCGCCAAAGCCAACTAA